Part of the Kordiimonas pumila genome is shown below.
ATCCAGCATATCTGATCGCGGCGAATGTCAGAGTCTACGGTATGGTTTGCGGCGCGGCCAACACCTGCCTCCCTAAACTTAACCGGTGGCATCTCGCCCACTTGCTGCCATAACAATGCAGAAAGCGCAGACGGTAGCGCACCAGGCTGGCAGCTATAGCCCTTATCCTGAATATCATCAGCAATTGATGCAAACAACAGGCACGCGTCGCCAGTGTCAAGCGCGCCCGTGCCCTCAAGAAAAAAATGCTCCATTTTACCCTAAGAAACCCCAAAACAGCGCACGGAAGACCATGCGGCTGGCATATCACTGGTTCCAAGCTATGGAACCATGTTACCGCCTTAATCGCATATAGAAACAGGCTGGTCTATTATTCTTTACTCGCTAATCATGAAAATTATGCCAGTACTGGTCGGGTATAGCCTGTACCTTTTCACTTAGCAGCGGGTTCGCAAGCTCAAAAACATGTTTTGGATGATCGCCAACAAGTTTTTGCGCCTCTTTATAAAAACCCGCCTTCATGAAAATTTCCATGAATTTACCATTCTCATAAAGGCGCTTTAACCCCTGCTCAATGATAGCGGCTCTTACTGTATCGTCTTTCGCTAAATAGAAAAAATGGTCAAATTTGTAATATAATAAAATATTCTTCTCTATCACCAGTCGCTCGGCAAGCGGATCATCTTTTAACATATCAAGTTCAACAGAAACCTCGCTCAGCCCGCGCGGAAAAGCCGTAAAACGGCCATACATAAGCATTGGCCATAAATAGGGGTGGTCACCCGTAAACACTTTAAATCCAGCAGCTTTCAGTATCTTCGTATCAGGCCAGTATGTACCAGACCCCACATCAATATTCTGAATTATATCATCTAGGCTGGAAATGTTTTTTAAAAGATGCAGGTTTTCATCCTTAAGCACCATCATACGGTATCCGAGCAAGCCGCGCGTTAAGGGTATATCCACTTGTGCATAAGATTGCTCCCGCTCTATACTATGACCGGTATAGAGCACATTGATTATGCCGTTCTCTTTTTTAAGCGATCTAAAAGCGCGCTGCTGAGGTATCTGTTCAGGAAAACGGTAAGTTGTCAGGGTGTGATCGCCGTCAGCCTCTTTCAGGGCAGCTTCAAGGAGTGTCGGGAAATACTCATCGTCCCCCAAACGCAAGATAAACTCTTCAGCAAACAAACTACCGGGAAAGCACAGTAATAGAAGGAACACCCTGATCACCAGCAAACGCACATATACCAACACATGCCCAAGCATGATGACCCTTTACTAACGCCACAAACAGATGAAGAAATAACCAGTACGATCTTACTTCATTGCAATATTAATGCCTTAAACTCAATAAGGTCGTCAACCTGTTGCTCCATGTGGAAAAGGTAAACCAGCCCGGACAAGATCATTTTGTTGGCTTAACCGCAATTTTAGTGGTGTTTTTCCATGCGGTGAGAGCAATGGAGGAATTTATTTCGCGTACGCCTTCAATTTGCGACAAGCTATTCCAGAAAAAGTCCTCATAAGCCTGTACATCTTTCACGCGGATTTTAAGGAAAAAATCCACGTCGCCCATCAGGGTATGGCACTCGATCACTTCGGGAAAACTTTTCACCTTGTCAATGAAATGTGGCAAGCTATCGCGGCTGTGAGCCTGCATTTTAACCTGCGCTATCACCATAACGCCAAGCCCAGCCTTTTCCGGATCCAGAATAATAGTATGGCGTTTGATAACACCATCATCTGTTAGTTTTTGGATGCGCCGCCACACAGCGGACCGGCTTGAAGCCACCTTGTCTGCTAAATCATTAAGGGGAATAGTGGCATCATCCTGCAAGATATTCAGGATGCGTGCATCAAGATCGTCTATCATACGGTACTTATTTCCACATTAAAACCATAATATGAAATATTTTCTCACATAAACCTTATTTTGTCAAATTATAGGGAACACATTCCACATTATTGCGGCTATTTTCCTGTCAACAAATAACCAAACGGAGACGACCCATGGTATTAAGAGGTAAAACCCGGACCAGATTTTCAGTGCAGGCTGATTATGAGGTCAGCACACTTTCGCGCGTTCTTGAGCTTTTTAGCGTTCGCGGTGTGCCGTATTATAACATGTCCGCGCGCCAAACAGATAATGGCCAGCAATGGATTGAGCTGGATTGCAGCGATGTGGAAGACCAGAATACAAACCTTTTGATGAATAAAATTCGCCAAATTGTGACCGTAAGGGCTGTGCGCGTTGAAACACTGGTTCTTGCCCACTAACTGCCCCGTTAAGAAAATTGAACTGTTATTCCGCCTCCCCCCATGCGGAATATAAAAAGGCGACCTCGCACAGCCTGCGGTGTCGCCTTTTAATATATACACCGGTTGGCAGGCTATTAGCCGCCGTTTGCTTCCAAATAAGCAAGAAGATCGGTAATTTCCTCTGGTTTCCTGAGGCCAACAAACGCCATTTTCGTGCCCTTAACATAGGTACGCGGTGACTGCAGGTACGCCGCCAAAGTTTCCTCGTTCCAGACAATAGCCGCATCAACCATTGCTTTTGAATATTTATAGCCTTCAACCGTACCGGACGTGCGGCCCATAACACCGTGCAAAGAAGGTCCCATCATCATTTGGCCTTCCTCAAGGGAGTGACATGCCTTGCATTTACGAAAAACCCGTTCGCCTTTTTCCACATCACCGTCTGCCGCTGCGGGCAAAGCAAGATGTGCAACAAAACCAATTGCCACTAACATGCGTGCTAATTTCATCGTCTGTTACCTTTCCAACTCGATAGAGTTATAACATGCGCGGCAAGATAAAGACCCTGCACGCAAGCGTCCAGAAAAAACCTTATGTCGCGACAATTCGACACAAGCTACACCCACAAAGAAGACAAAAAAAAGCCGTAGCAAAGCTACGGCTAAAGAGTTTATGCTGTATAGAAACTCCGGGCATCTTAAGTGGACGGCATACACAGTCAACAGCCTCAAGGCCGCGTCACAAAAAATTCAAGGATTTGAAATATTTAGGGCTGTTATTCGCCAGTTTTATGACAGTTAACAGTCAATTTAGTGTCTTATTTACAACCAATCGCACCAGCAACGGGCAAAGAGGCTGACCAGCCACTTTTTTCGCGCAGAGTCAAGGTACCAGATGGTACCTTCAAACCTTGCCTCAGGCTCTTATCTTTTTCGGCATGAATAGCCAGAGTGATTTCCATATCCCCTGACAAAAAAGATTGCTGCTCGTGGAATGACGCGCCAATCAGCTTCTCTTTTGATCGAAGTTTCAGTGCTGCTCGCTGGCCGTCAAGGATCATAAGTGCGGCATCCTCTGCAGACCGCTGAAAATAAATCAGGGGCGCGTCTTCGCGGCGAAGCCACAAAAACAAGCCACACTCGCCTGCCTGCAATTTCTGCTGTGCAACAATACCAATACGAGAAAGAACTTCATCGTTTCCCAGCGTTTTAGATTCTGCCGCAGCCATGGAAACACTTTGGCTTGGTGCTTTTTTTTCAGCCCCACATGCCGCCAAAAACACCATCAAAACCATTGCAACACTATGTTTCACATCGTTCCCCTATGGTTTCAGGCTAAACTGCAGTGTGCCCTTATACGCCGTGCCGTCATACTGCAAGCCTGCCACTCCGGCAACTGCTCGCATGCCTTCATCTGCCGATATTACTGGTATAACAGTAATATCGGCAGATGCCATACCTTGTTGATTAACACTAACAGGAATTTCAACCCGCATTCCATCATCGCTACCTGCAAGGTCCAGCTTGATGCCCATATCCGTGCAAACACCCATCCCTGAAAGAACAGGCGCATCGCCGCCAAGCTGCCTGAGCATATCTTGCAGAAAAGTGGTTTCAAGCTGGAAACTACCGCTCATACACTCGCCTGTATCACTAAACACCAGTGTTGTTGCCTGAATATGGGTTGTTGGCAAAAAGCGAACACCATACAAACCAATGGCTTTTGAAAACTGCCCCTGTAGTTCGTTCACCGAATATGTACCCCCCGATGAAACAAAGGTTGCCATACCGCGCACATCGCGCCCGTTTACAGTTGCCCGTGTTACTAAATCACCAGCCAACAAAGGCCAAAAGCCTGTTTCCAGCGTGACATTTTCAAGCATAATACCGTTTACGGTCAAAGCACGGGCACGAGCCTGCCATAGGGTGCCTTCAAAAGTGCCAGAAACCTGAGAAATGTTTGAGAAAACAAAGGATGCA
Proteins encoded:
- the gspN gene encoding type II secretion system protein N, whose amino-acid sequence is MMRSLPLKNWFLVLLGFVAFVFFVVLQAPASFVFSNISQVSGTFEGTLWQARARALTVNGIMLENVTLETGFWPLLAGDLVTRATVNGRDVRGMATFVSSGGTYSVNELQGQFSKAIGLYGVRFLPTTHIQATTLVFSDTGECMSGSFQLETTFLQDMLRQLGGDAPVLSGMGVCTDMGIKLDLAGSDDGMRVEIPVSVNQQGMASADITVIPVISADEGMRAVAGVAGLQYDGTAYKGTLQFSLKP
- a CDS encoding c-type cytochrome, which gives rise to MKLARMLVAIGFVAHLALPAAADGDVEKGERVFRKCKACHSLEEGQMMMGPSLHGVMGRTSGTVEGYKYSKAMVDAAIVWNEETLAAYLQSPRTYVKGTKMAFVGLRKPEEITDLLAYLEANGG
- a CDS encoding ACT domain-containing protein, coding for MVLRGKTRTRFSVQADYEVSTLSRVLELFSVRGVPYYNMSARQTDNGQQWIELDCSDVEDQNTNLLMNKIRQIVTVRAVRVETLVLAH
- a CDS encoding Lrp/AsnC family transcriptional regulator is translated as MIDDLDARILNILQDDATIPLNDLADKVASSRSAVWRRIQKLTDDGVIKRHTIILDPEKAGLGVMVIAQVKMQAHSRDSLPHFIDKVKSFPEVIECHTLMGDVDFFLKIRVKDVQAYEDFFWNSLSQIEGVREINSSIALTAWKNTTKIAVKPTK